The following are from one region of the Methanobacterium veterum genome:
- a CDS encoding 50S ribosomal protein L11 methyltransferase: protein MHLNEIEPLIKTKIRTTPYHLNLLSDEERILAFYEAIKEKAEGTIYDIGTGCGILSILAAPYADFIYAVEIDHTAAKHAKSNLEYFSNVLVINKDAKEVTFPKKADLIICEMLDTALIDEEQVPVLNSILKYLKKDGEIIPQKILNGAEAIDMERENICYEDNEANENPNYDVMSNFKIYSEIDFKKEIKEDVETDLEFKISKKGSVSGIKITTFTLLTDHLICGPTPMLNPPLLIPTEKIKVDIGDIIKVKLIYKMGGGLDSIKTRIEKVS, encoded by the coding sequence GTGCACCTTAATGAAATTGAACCACTGATTAAAACTAAAATTCGCACAACACCCTATCATCTCAATCTTTTATCTGATGAAGAAAGGATACTTGCCTTTTATGAAGCAATAAAAGAAAAAGCTGAAGGTACTATATACGATATAGGTACTGGATGTGGAATACTTTCGATTTTAGCAGCCCCTTATGCTGATTTTATTTATGCTGTTGAAATAGATCATACTGCCGCAAAACATGCCAAATCAAACCTTGAGTATTTTAGTAATGTTTTAGTGATAAACAAAGATGCAAAAGAAGTTACTTTTCCGAAAAAAGCAGATTTAATTATCTGTGAAATGTTAGACACTGCATTAATCGATGAGGAACAGGTCCCTGTTCTTAATTCTATTTTAAAATATCTGAAAAAAGATGGTGAAATCATACCCCAAAAGATCCTGAACGGTGCTGAAGCCATTGACATGGAAAGAGAAAACATCTGTTACGAGGATAATGAGGCTAATGAAAATCCAAATTACGACGTTATGAGTAATTTCAAGATATACAGTGAAATTGATTTTAAAAAAGAAATTAAAGAAGATGTGGAAACTGATTTGGAATTTAAAATTTCCAAAAAAGGATCTGTTTCAGGGATTAAAATCACTACTTTTACTTTACTAACTGACCACCTGATCTGCGGGCCAACTCCAATGCTCAATCCACCATTGCTTATTCCAACTGAAAAAATCAAGGTAGATATAGGAGATATCATAAAAGTTAAATTGATCTATAAAATGGGTGGTGGATTAGATAGCATTAAAACCAGAATTGAAAAAGTTTCTTAG
- a CDS encoding glycosyltransferase family 4 protein, producing the protein MNNFQIDILIFIIALLSTIFFTIVIKRVLIEANVTDKPIVTEHSHKAGTPTMGGLAILLGILLTSSIYFTNRYLMIVAIIMATAGIIGLLDDLLGLKTKEIQKKVRNIYSTPIEMGRLMLKPGEEARVATEKAKKDLVKYLAEKKVEIVGEAPIKSEVEESEKIIAQIIISLFLLGSGAVSSSVLGIDIGYFIIPVVIFGIVGAINAVNLIDGMDGLAAGILAIASSACAIFAITTNNVDGALPFIALAGVSFGFLALNRYPASIFMGDTGSFALGAGYITAAFLGNVLYFALIALAIPIISVIVSLLHRAHIINLPVEPLHHTLNYKGLSEKKIVLLYWGITLIICILALYFYHAFII; encoded by the coding sequence TTGAATAATTTCCAGATAGACATTTTAATATTCATTATTGCATTATTATCAACAATATTCTTTACAATAGTCATAAAAAGAGTATTGATAGAAGCTAATGTAACAGATAAACCTATTGTAACCGAACACAGCCATAAAGCAGGGACCCCTACAATGGGAGGGCTTGCAATTTTACTGGGTATTCTCCTTACTTCGTCGATCTATTTTACAAATAGATACTTAATGATAGTGGCCATTATAATGGCAACTGCAGGAATTATAGGACTTTTAGATGATTTACTTGGACTTAAAACCAAAGAAATTCAAAAGAAGGTTCGAAATATATACTCCACCCCAATAGAAATGGGAAGATTAATGCTTAAACCAGGGGAAGAAGCACGAGTCGCAACTGAAAAAGCCAAAAAAGACCTAGTGAAATATTTAGCTGAGAAGAAAGTTGAAATAGTTGGTGAAGCCCCCATTAAAAGTGAAGTAGAAGAAAGTGAAAAAATAATTGCCCAAATTATAATTTCATTATTTTTATTAGGCTCAGGAGCCGTTAGTTCCTCAGTACTCGGAATTGATATCGGCTATTTTATAATACCCGTTGTAATATTTGGTATAGTTGGAGCTATAAATGCAGTAAACCTTATTGATGGTATGGACGGTCTTGCAGCAGGAATACTTGCAATAGCATCTTCTGCCTGTGCAATTTTTGCCATTACAACCAACAACGTAGATGGTGCACTTCCATTCATAGCACTTGCTGGAGTTTCATTTGGTTTCCTCGCTCTAAATAGGTACCCTGCCAGCATATTTATGGGAGATACTGGTTCTTTCGCACTAGGGGCAGGTTACATTACAGCAGCATTTTTAGGCAATGTATTATACTTTGCACTGATTGCACTTGCTATTCCTATAATTTCAGTTATAGTGAGCCTTTTACACCGTGCCCATATTATAAACCTGCCAGTAGAACCATTACACCATACTTTAAATTATAAAGGACTTTCAGAAAAGAAAATAGTGCTTCTTTACTGGGGAATTACCCTCATAATATGTATTCTAGCACTTTATTTCTACCATGCATTTATAATTTAA
- a CDS encoding MFS transporter: MNAEIVKNKDSEPGMVVLATLILVAAVANLNLSVANVALPSIGLAFNASQVQINMVAVGFSLGLASSVLWFGALGDHYGRKMMLIIGTIISIPASLIAGFAPTVDVLVLARIMGGLAAGMSFQTTLAIITALWSGPKRTRSIALWSGVGAAIAALGPLLSGYLLISHDWGSVFLITLPLAVISLIMAIKFVPSHVNETKNPVDNLGGLMSLILIGILILAINFAPVPSIRTFVVVLIIMAAIIGFLFIKHQRSIPNPLYDLKVASRLIFWVAASAGIIVFGALMGAMYIGQQFLQNVLGYSTFDAGLSIIPAAILMILVAPRSAKLVESHGSRFTLLAGYLFCLLGFLTMLLLWNEGIPYWKVGMAYALVGIGVGLAGTPASHSLTGSVPVKRVGMASGTADLQRDFGGAIMTSIFGTLLTAGYASAFAAKINNAPQQISASVETTLQKSFASATTLAQQYPQYSDQIISGAKASFLAGDRWAYLAGIIAILVGAAIVFYKFPNMEEEKKLLDQYYKEDTKTENMEEKKLE; encoded by the coding sequence ATGAATGCAGAAATAGTAAAAAATAAAGATTCTGAACCTGGAATGGTAGTTCTGGCCACCCTTATTCTAGTAGCTGCAGTAGCCAATTTAAATTTATCAGTTGCTAACGTAGCTCTGCCTTCTATAGGTTTAGCTTTTAATGCTTCGCAAGTTCAGATTAATATGGTAGCTGTAGGCTTCTCACTTGGCCTGGCTTCTTCAGTACTATGGTTTGGTGCTTTAGGTGACCACTACGGCAGAAAAATGATGCTTATAATAGGAACTATCATATCCATACCTGCATCTTTAATTGCAGGTTTTGCCCCAACTGTTGATGTGCTGGTTTTAGCCCGTATAATGGGAGGTTTAGCTGCAGGGATGTCATTTCAAACCACTTTAGCAATAATAACTGCATTGTGGTCAGGCCCTAAGCGGACAAGATCTATTGCACTTTGGTCAGGTGTGGGCGCCGCTATTGCAGCTCTAGGGCCTCTTCTCTCAGGATATCTTCTTATATCCCATGATTGGGGATCTGTATTTTTAATTACACTGCCTCTGGCAGTAATATCATTAATTATGGCCATTAAGTTCGTTCCATCCCATGTAAATGAGACAAAAAATCCAGTGGACAACCTTGGAGGATTAATGTCTCTTATTCTTATAGGAATATTAATTTTAGCTATTAACTTTGCTCCAGTACCAAGTATAAGGACTTTCGTAGTTGTTTTAATAATTATGGCAGCCATAATTGGATTTTTATTCATAAAACACCAGAGGAGTATACCTAATCCCCTTTATGATCTGAAAGTCGCTAGCCGACTGATTTTCTGGGTAGCGGCAAGTGCAGGGATAATTGTTTTTGGAGCATTAATGGGTGCTATGTATATTGGACAGCAGTTTTTACAGAATGTTTTAGGTTATTCCACCTTTGATGCAGGACTTTCAATTATACCTGCAGCGATTCTCATGATCCTGGTGGCACCGAGGTCTGCCAAGCTAGTGGAATCACACGGGTCCCGTTTCACGCTTCTTGCAGGTTATTTATTCTGTTTGTTAGGATTCTTGACCATGTTATTACTATGGAACGAAGGCATACCCTACTGGAAAGTCGGAATGGCTTATGCATTAGTCGGAATTGGAGTTGGACTAGCAGGGACTCCAGCATCCCATTCTCTTACTGGATCCGTTCCAGTTAAACGTGTGGGTATGGCCTCAGGTACAGCAGACCTGCAGCGTGATTTTGGTGGTGCAATTATGACATCTATCTTCGGTACACTACTTACAGCAGGCTATGCTTCTGCATTTGCTGCAAAAATCAATAATGCCCCTCAACAAATCTCAGCCAGCGTGGAAACAACACTCCAAAAATCATTTGCCAGCGCTACCACCCTCGCTCAACAGTACCCCCAATATTCAGACCAGATCATATCTGGAGCAAAAGCCTCATTTTTAGCCGGAGACAGATGGGCCTATCTTGCAGGAATTATTGCCATTTTAGTTGGGGCTGCAATTGTATTTTATAAGTTTCCAAATATGGAAGAAGAAAAAAAATTACTTGACCAATACTATAAAGAAGATACAAAGACAGAAAATATGGAAGAGAAAAAATTAGAATAA
- a CDS encoding carboxymuconolactone decarboxylase family protein yields MVHEEGHEAIKKARKLMGFSPDILDMYEKLNPKLLDVISEFDDIILKDGALPTKTKRLIALGIIISGKCGYCVEQQLHAAINAGATKEEIADLLGVVLLTSGAPALANCRDIVSEVIKKL; encoded by the coding sequence ATGGTACATGAAGAAGGACATGAGGCTATTAAAAAAGCTAGAAAATTAATGGGCTTTTCTCCAGACATACTGGACATGTATGAAAAATTAAATCCCAAACTTCTGGATGTAATAAGTGAGTTCGATGATATAATTTTAAAAGATGGTGCACTTCCAACTAAAACAAAAAGATTGATAGCACTTGGAATTATTATTTCGGGTAAATGTGGTTACTGTGTTGAACAGCAGTTGCATGCTGCTATTAATGCTGGAGCAACAAAAGAAGAAATAGCAGATTTACTTGGGGTAGTTTTACTCACATCCGGAGCCCCTGCATTAGCTAATTGTAGAGATATTGTCTCCGAAGTCATTAAAAAGCTTTAA
- a CDS encoding cation:proton antiporter translates to MFEIIFFFIMLMVVAIFSRLIGKLPVSFQMIFIVAGMFTGWLVTGYVDITKPPYSTIIFLIAEIALVLVLFSDASRVGLKALDNNLSTRLLTIGLPITIILGVVIATLLFPDVPWWVAGIIGAALAPTDAALGQIVVQNKKVPERIRKTIEVESGLNDGGSVPFLLVFIAIGLAAETFRPIGYFIQVALEQIGFGIIVGLIVGIGGGWLVLKARDKEWITPNFQRIAFLAMAILTFLIADQLGGSGFIAAFIGGLALGYVVKDAGKILIDFSETEGQLLNLTVFFLLGIAVLPLLLNVTWQIILYSILSLTIIRMLPVAVSLIGTKLDIDTLLFIGWFGPRGLASIVLALLALEELKVFPGDSTFISVVFITVLISVFAHGFTASPLSTIYSRKINHEEVEIETNDEKESLPPKSG, encoded by the coding sequence ATGTTTGAAATCATTTTCTTTTTTATAATGCTCATGGTAGTAGCGATTTTTTCTCGTTTAATTGGCAAACTTCCAGTTAGTTTCCAGATGATATTTATTGTAGCAGGAATGTTTACAGGGTGGCTTGTTACAGGATATGTAGACATTACAAAACCGCCATATTCAACTATAATTTTTTTAATTGCAGAAATAGCTCTTGTTCTTGTTCTTTTCAGTGATGCATCTCGAGTAGGATTAAAAGCACTGGATAATAACCTGAGTACCCGACTACTGACCATAGGTTTACCTATTACTATTATTTTAGGAGTGGTGATAGCAACCTTACTATTCCCCGACGTACCCTGGTGGGTAGCAGGCATTATAGGTGCTGCGCTAGCTCCAACAGACGCAGCATTGGGACAAATAGTAGTTCAAAACAAAAAAGTACCTGAAAGAATACGCAAAACAATAGAAGTAGAAAGTGGATTAAATGATGGGGGTTCAGTTCCTTTCCTTTTAGTTTTTATAGCCATTGGTTTGGCAGCAGAAACTTTTAGACCAATTGGGTACTTCATTCAGGTGGCCCTAGAACAAATTGGTTTTGGGATAATTGTAGGTTTGATCGTTGGAATTGGGGGAGGGTGGCTGGTTTTAAAAGCCAGGGATAAAGAATGGATCACTCCCAACTTCCAGAGAATAGCTTTTCTGGCAATGGCAATACTCACATTTCTTATAGCAGATCAATTAGGAGGAAGTGGATTTATAGCGGCTTTTATCGGTGGTTTGGCATTAGGATATGTTGTTAAAGATGCAGGAAAAATTCTAATAGATTTTTCCGAAACAGAAGGGCAGTTGCTGAATTTAACAGTTTTTTTCCTATTAGGAATAGCAGTTCTTCCCCTGCTCTTGAATGTAACATGGCAGATAATTCTCTATTCTATTTTAAGTTTAACAATCATTCGGATGTTGCCTGTTGCAGTATCATTGATTGGGACTAAATTAGACATTGATACCCTCCTTTTTATAGGTTGGTTTGGCCCTAGAGGTTTAGCATCAATAGTACTTGCACTTTTAGCTTTAGAGGAATTAAAAGTATTCCCTGGAGACAGCACTTTTATTTCAGTTGTTTTCATCACAGTGCTGATAAGTGTTTTTGCACATGGGTTTACAGCTTCCCCTTTATCAACCATTTATTCAAGAAAAATAAACCATGAAGAAGTGGAAATAGAAACAAATGATGAAAAAGAATCATTACCTCCAAAAAGCGGGTGA
- a CDS encoding ATP-grasp domain-containing protein, which translates to MKILFIGARLFDDIAAYTKKEGITSIVTESNPDSKNLDLPDAHHIVPRGMEGPKEIALKEDVDAVVPLIGIDKPLFEIAKLKEDLEKNYGLPVVASPVDAVSISRDKLKTKEFFIKNQIKTPSFSKVSKNLPEIPLPAVLKQLEGQGGSGVKIAASEDDLRGCINDFEGAFIEEFVEGTEVSIEVLRWKNETVPLVPVYKGKTTLEGTHPLDKLKTAPLNIENQRNEDIRQVAGKIADSLGSEGVIDIDIIIDKTGINYFIEINTRPSGTRYLTAASTNISPMHELVDMASQKWNSKEVQKRIMQYYALEIPVGDYKTDRNNYKFRDFENKNCWVIHGPQNFQRITIRAENAQKAYETAKMLNVDYNKFRK; encoded by the coding sequence ATGAAGATACTATTTATAGGGGCAAGACTTTTTGATGATATTGCAGCATATACAAAAAAAGAAGGAATTACAAGCATAGTAACAGAATCCAATCCTGATTCTAAAAATCTAGATCTTCCTGATGCTCACCATATTGTTCCAAGAGGAATGGAAGGACCTAAAGAAATTGCACTTAAAGAAGATGTAGATGCAGTTGTACCCCTTATAGGGATAGATAAGCCTCTTTTTGAAATTGCAAAATTAAAAGAAGATTTAGAAAAAAATTATGGATTACCTGTTGTTGCATCTCCAGTAGATGCTGTTTCTATATCAAGAGACAAACTTAAGACAAAGGAATTCTTTATTAAAAACCAGATTAAAACTCCTTCTTTTAGTAAAGTTTCTAAGAATCTCCCTGAAATCCCATTACCTGCAGTATTAAAGCAGTTAGAAGGCCAAGGAGGTAGTGGAGTAAAAATTGCGGCGAGTGAAGATGATCTTAGGGGCTGCATCAATGATTTTGAGGGAGCATTTATAGAAGAGTTCGTTGAAGGCACAGAAGTATCCATTGAAGTTTTAAGATGGAAAAATGAAACTGTTCCTCTTGTTCCAGTTTATAAAGGAAAAACAACTCTTGAAGGTACCCATCCCCTAGATAAATTAAAAACTGCTCCTTTAAATATAGAAAATCAAAGAAATGAAGATATAAGGCAGGTAGCTGGAAAGATTGCCGATAGTTTGGGATCAGAAGGCGTAATTGATATTGACATAATTATTGATAAAACAGGGATCAATTATTTTATAGAGATAAACACACGGCCCAGCGGTACACGATACTTAACAGCAGCTTCAACCAACATAAGTCCAATGCACGAACTTGTAGATATGGCTTCCCAAAAATGGAATTCTAAAGAAGTTCAAAAAAGGATCATGCAATACTACGCACTTGAGATACCTGTAGGTGACTACAAAACAGATAGGAACAACTATAAATTCAGAGATTTTGAAAATAAAAATTGCTGGGTAATTCACGGCCCTCAAAATTTTCAACGTATAACTATACGCGCTGAAAATGCACAAAAAGCATATGAAACCGCAAAAATGTTAAATGTGGATTATAACAAATTTCGTAAATAA
- a CDS encoding Mur ligase family protein, with translation MKELTTSIIAEKVEGVLTGPDKNMDGIFNILKDAQKGDAVIRHWIDETGVKIAAQKGVSCIITQNPKGSAVKTAEELELPFIVTEKIELANAFAINWALETFAKNSLRVVVTGTNGKSTTTHMIYHILKEAGYSTYTNTDSESEFNTLIDPMVAKQIAEFDAPIEAAVIEVSEVQGWLGDIMKDHAYLMTSAINPDVVIVTNVALDHIGLVNSIEETFNETSGAVKGIKENGTLILNYEDPLVLKMKDLTSNYGKVLFFGDNADIKFESTGITYKDNILIKIDDLPFKSRHFVQNTMAAAGAAIALNIDLETIKNSISSYKALKRRFTILHNDPCIIDDFAHNPDGILATIQNAALIGNGTLFVVSAIRGSRGESINQANAEAIAKGLQNIPYKLIITSSTDVVDHLNTVTDNEKKVFIDALEKEKITYIFNEKLYDALKNVLKLSHNKNTILLIGAQGMDPASELLNKIL, from the coding sequence ATGAAAGAACTTACAACATCGATTATTGCAGAAAAAGTAGAAGGAGTACTAACAGGCCCTGATAAAAATATGGACGGAATTTTTAATATTTTAAAGGACGCTCAAAAGGGAGATGCAGTAATAAGACACTGGATAGATGAAACCGGGGTAAAAATTGCAGCTCAAAAAGGTGTTTCATGTATAATAACTCAAAACCCTAAAGGCAGTGCAGTAAAAACTGCAGAAGAGCTGGAACTACCTTTTATAGTAACAGAAAAAATAGAACTGGCCAATGCTTTTGCTATTAACTGGGCCCTCGAAACATTTGCAAAGAATTCTTTACGTGTTGTAGTAACTGGAACTAACGGAAAGTCCACAACTACCCATATGATTTACCATATTCTAAAGGAAGCGGGTTACAGCACATATACAAACACTGATTCTGAATCTGAATTCAATACACTTATAGATCCGATGGTTGCAAAGCAAATCGCAGAATTCGATGCTCCTATCGAGGCTGCAGTGATAGAAGTCTCTGAGGTTCAAGGCTGGCTCGGAGATATTATGAAAGACCATGCATACCTAATGACGTCAGCAATCAATCCAGATGTAGTGATTGTAACCAATGTAGCTCTAGATCATATAGGTCTCGTAAATTCTATTGAAGAAACATTTAATGAAACCTCAGGTGCAGTTAAAGGCATAAAAGAGAATGGGACTTTAATATTGAACTATGAGGATCCACTTGTTTTAAAAATGAAAGATTTAACTTCAAACTATGGAAAAGTCTTATTTTTCGGGGATAATGCAGATATTAAATTTGAAAGTACTGGAATAACATATAAAGATAATATTTTAATTAAAATTGATGATTTACCATTTAAAAGCCGCCATTTTGTCCAGAACACTATGGCTGCTGCAGGCGCAGCTATAGCTTTAAATATTGATCTCGAAACCATTAAAAACTCGATTTCATCATATAAAGCATTAAAAAGGAGATTTACAATACTACACAATGATCCCTGTATAATAGATGACTTTGCACATAATCCAGATGGGATTCTTGCTACAATACAAAATGCTGCTCTAATTGGGAATGGAACCCTCTTCGTGGTTTCAGCTATCAGGGGATCAAGAGGAGAAAGTATTAATCAGGCAAACGCGGAAGCCATTGCTAAGGGACTTCAAAATATCCCATATAAATTGATTATAACAAGCAGCACTGACGTGGTGGATCATTTAAACACAGTAACAGATAATGAAAAAAAAGTATTTATAGATGCACTTGAAAAGGAAAAAATAACATATATCTTTAATGAGAAACTATATGATGCATTGAAAAATGTACTTAAATTATCACATAACAAAAACACAATTTTATTAATTGGTGCGCAGGGCATGGATCCTGCAAGTGAACTTTTAAACAAAATTCTATGA
- a CDS encoding AI-2E family transporter produces MPPVLVAWSKYGIQAAIIMGLFFITINIIAESYIFPRLTGKGLQMSFYVVFASLFVWGWILGPVGFFLGVPLTLIIIKYLENFDETRWLALLMASDDEDVQLTDNKQKKEE; encoded by the coding sequence ATTCCTCCTGTGCTGGTGGCCTGGAGTAAATATGGAATACAGGCAGCTATAATAATGGGACTTTTCTTTATTACAATTAATATCATTGCAGAAAGCTATATATTTCCCAGATTAACCGGAAAAGGGCTTCAAATGTCATTTTATGTTGTATTTGCTTCACTGTTTGTATGGGGATGGATTTTGGGGCCTGTTGGATTTTTCCTTGGCGTGCCGTTGACGCTTATCATCATAAAATATCTGGAAAATTTTGACGAAACACGATGGCTGGCCTTACTTATGGCCAGTGATGATGAAGATGTACAGTTAACAGATAATAAGCAGAAAAAAGAGGAATAA
- the hycI gene encoding hydrogenase maturation peptidase HycI → MKKFLRGYKKIVILGIGNEIKGDDALGAIIAQKSLLLFDKNENIVVFDGGTVPENYTGLIRKENPTHIILVDAVDMKKEPGHIRVVEKEEIANYNISTHAMPISFLIKYMETTLSAQIILLGIQPKSMGFAEPISKEVEESIGEVLITFDKVIKENFN, encoded by the coding sequence TTGAAAAAGTTTCTTAGAGGATATAAAAAAATAGTAATTTTGGGCATTGGCAATGAAATAAAAGGTGACGATGCTCTTGGAGCCATTATAGCTCAAAAATCATTATTATTATTTGACAAAAATGAAAATATTGTTGTTTTTGATGGGGGGACTGTCCCTGAAAATTATACTGGATTAATAAGAAAAGAAAACCCCACCCACATAATCTTAGTTGATGCTGTGGATATGAAAAAAGAACCAGGACATATCCGTGTGGTGGAGAAGGAAGAAATTGCAAACTATAACATTTCAACACATGCTATGCCTATATCATTTTTAATAAAATATATGGAAACTACATTAAGCGCACAGATAATATTGTTAGGAATTCAACCAAAAAGCATGGGTTTTGCAGAGCCCATTTCAAAAGAAGTTGAAGAAAGTATTGGAGAAGTTTTAATTACATTTGATAAAGTGATTAAAGAGAATTTTAACTGA